In Chrysemys picta bellii isolate R12L10 chromosome 3, ASM1138683v2, whole genome shotgun sequence, a single genomic region encodes these proteins:
- the TMEM244 gene encoding putative transmembrane protein 244, whose translation MALKINLPETKIVLLNLLICVVVFYTVYYVVLSICFTAFRLEMLDGLAPFDFKINPSWINPNYIVLLVSLEITYFICGLLFVLIVEEWVWDYAITVTAIHIIITAAVMSEFPLMLHWWMALGSGLILMICGGQVLAYCLFKDNFIYPVLDDF comes from the exons ATGGCTCTTAAGATCAATCTTCCTGAGACCAAG ATTGTGCTGCTGAACCTGTTGATATGTGTAGTAGTTTTCTACACTGTGTACTATGTGGTCCTAAGCATTTGTTTCACAGCATTTAG GTTGGAAATGTTGGACGGTTTGGCACCTTTTGATTTTAAGATAAATCCCTCATGGATTAACCCAAATTACATAG TTCTCCTGGTTTCACTGGAGATAACCTACTTTATTTGTGGACTGCTGTTTGTCCTGATTGTGGAAGAATGGGTATGGGATTATGCTATAACAGTTACTGCTATTCATATTATCATAACTGCAGCTG TTATGTCTGAATTCCCTCTGATGTTGCACTGGTGGATGGCTTTAG GATCTGGCTTAATTTTGATGATTTGTGGAGGACAGGTTTTAGCATACTGCTTGTTCAAGGACAACTTCATTTACCCAGTCCTGGATGatttttga